The following are encoded together in the Clostridia bacterium genome:
- a CDS encoding HD domain-containing phosphohydrolase: protein MAPDRILVVDDEEPIREIVSSMLTAAGLQCRQAASGIEALAILGSGEEFELMLSDLMMPELDGIGLLERTKERYPDMPVVMVTAVHDVSVALAAIRNGAYDYLLKPFEREQLLAMVRRALENRRLKLENRAYQSNLEALVGARTEQLRQAMADLERSYDITLEALGDALDLKDAETEGHSKRVTAFTIAMARAMGLTPERIRVIARGAFLHDIGKMAIPDAILRKPGALSDEEVSIMREHCYRGYQMLRKIPFLQEAAEIVHAHQERFDGSGYPRGLIGEQIPLGARIFAVADTLDAITSDRPYRAAQSVQAAREEIVRWSGRQFDPRIVETFVSMPESIWRDLRREIDSQIHRFAYKVGKPAQA, encoded by the coding sequence ATGGCTCCTGATCGAATTCTTGTTGTCGATGACGAGGAACCCATCCGGGAAATCGTCTCCTCCATGCTTACCGCCGCCGGACTCCAGTGCCGGCAGGCTGCTTCCGGCATTGAAGCTCTCGCAATCCTAGGTTCCGGCGAAGAGTTCGAGCTCATGCTCTCCGACCTCATGATGCCAGAACTCGATGGCATAGGGTTGCTGGAACGCACCAAGGAACGTTATCCAGACATGCCCGTCGTGATGGTTACGGCCGTGCACGACGTTTCCGTAGCGCTGGCCGCCATACGAAACGGTGCATACGATTACCTGCTGAAGCCCTTCGAGCGTGAACAACTGCTCGCAATGGTTCGGCGCGCGCTGGAAAACCGTCGGCTCAAGCTTGAAAACCGCGCATATCAGAGCAATCTCGAAGCTCTGGTCGGCGCCCGCACCGAGCAACTGCGGCAGGCCATGGCTGATCTGGAACGCTCGTACGACATCACGCTGGAAGCTCTGGGCGACGCGCTCGATTTGAAGGACGCTGAAACCGAAGGCCATTCTAAACGCGTGACTGCGTTCACTATTGCGATGGCGAGAGCGATGGGCTTGACGCCGGAAAGAATCCGCGTTATCGCCCGTGGCGCGTTCCTACACGACATCGGCAAAATGGCCATTCCGGACGCGATTCTTCGCAAACCAGGCGCGCTCAGCGATGAAGAAGTATCCATCATGCGCGAGCACTGCTACCGCGGATATCAGATGCTCCGCAAGATTCCATTCCTGCAGGAAGCGGCCGAAATCGTTCACGCTCACCAGGAGCGATTTGACGGTTCCGGATACCCGCGAGGCCTTATCGGCGAGCAGATTCCGCTAGGCGCGCGTATTTTCGCGGTCGCGGATACTCTGGACGCGATCACATCCGACCGTCCGTACCGCGCTGCACAGAGTGTGCAGGCTGCACGCGAAGAGATCGTTCGCTGGTCCGGTCGCCAGTTCGACCCACGCATTGTCGAGACCTTCGTCTCCATGCCGGAAAGCATCTGGCGAGACTTGCGTCGCGAGATCGACTCGCAGATTCATCGCTTCGCTTACAAGGTGGGCAAGCCCGCTCAGGCTTAG
- a CDS encoding 4a-hydroxytetrahydrobiopterin dehydratase → MPTPLPDNDIQQALSGLPHWTRAGDSIQRKFEFPDFRGAMAFVTKVADIAESINHHPDINISYNHVTLSLTSHDSGGITNRDLKLAAQIDDVLDSR, encoded by the coding sequence GTGCCAACTCCTCTGCCTGACAACGACATTCAGCAGGCGCTCTCGGGTCTGCCACACTGGACGCGTGCCGGCGATTCCATCCAGCGCAAGTTCGAGTTTCCCGACTTCAGGGGCGCTATGGCCTTCGTTACGAAGGTTGCCGACATCGCCGAATCCATCAATCACCATCCGGACATCAACATCAGCTACAACCACGTGACGCTGTCTCTCACCTCGCATGATTCTGGCGGCATCACCAATCGTGATCTCAAGCTTGCAGCCCAGATCGACGACGTGCTTGATAGCCGCTGA
- the glmU gene encoding bifunctional UDP-N-acetylglucosamine diphosphorylase/glucosamine-1-phosphate N-acetyltransferase GlmU, which translates to MPSQKKSHSNRGRVAPVNSQRFAIAILAAGKGTRLKSQHPKVLHEIAGRPLLGHVIAAASAVVPPSDIFAIIGHEADRVRRAVDSTGVNFIEQKEQRGTGHAIMQCRDALRDYDHVLVLSGDVPLIRPETIAKVREAHLHQQAAMTILTAQPPDPFGYGRILRLKHDGRETDHVSAIVEQKSLLNNQVALAEVNSGIYAFAVAPLFRNIDRLSTDNPHHEFYLTDMAAILVGGGESVLAVRSDDWQEVLGVNTRAELAYLDSLLRARKCQQLMNAGVSIFKPETCVIDAEVTVGPDTVIEPFVQLLGSTSVGSECRLRSYSVVTNSRIADNVLIRHGCILEDATVESGAILGPYSHLRPQSVIGENAHVGNFVETKKTKLGRGAKANHLTYLGDAEIGAGVNVGAGTITCNYDGVNKHTTVVEEGAFIGSDTTLVAPVRVGRGAYVGAASCITQDVPEDSLAIARGQQVVKDGWAKRRREERGKAGKA; encoded by the coding sequence ATGCCAAGCCAGAAAAAGAGCCACTCGAATCGCGGTCGTGTCGCTCCTGTGAATTCGCAACGCTTCGCCATCGCCATCCTTGCCGCGGGCAAGGGCACCCGCCTGAAGTCCCAGCACCCCAAGGTGCTGCATGAGATTGCGGGGAGGCCGTTGCTTGGCCACGTCATTGCCGCGGCTTCCGCCGTTGTGCCCCCCTCGGACATCTTCGCCATCATCGGCCATGAAGCCGACCGCGTGCGCCGTGCCGTAGATTCGACCGGCGTGAACTTCATCGAGCAGAAGGAACAACGAGGCACCGGGCATGCCATCATGCAATGCCGCGATGCGCTGCGTGACTACGACCATGTGCTCGTGCTCTCCGGAGACGTGCCGCTTATCCGCCCGGAAACGATTGCGAAAGTGCGCGAAGCGCACCTGCACCAACAGGCGGCGATGACCATTCTGACGGCGCAACCACCCGATCCTTTCGGCTACGGACGTATCTTGCGCCTCAAGCACGATGGACGGGAGACTGATCACGTGTCCGCCATCGTCGAGCAGAAATCGTTGTTGAACAATCAAGTCGCGCTCGCCGAAGTGAATAGCGGCATTTACGCGTTTGCCGTTGCCCCGCTGTTCAGGAATATCGACCGCCTCAGCACAGACAATCCTCACCACGAGTTCTATCTGACTGACATGGCCGCGATCCTCGTCGGCGGAGGCGAATCCGTGCTGGCCGTGCGGTCGGATGATTGGCAGGAGGTGCTTGGGGTAAACACGCGTGCGGAACTTGCATATCTCGATAGCCTGCTGCGTGCGCGTAAGTGTCAGCAACTGATGAACGCCGGAGTTTCGATCTTCAAGCCGGAGACCTGCGTCATCGATGCAGAAGTGACCGTTGGCCCTGACACTGTGATTGAGCCGTTCGTGCAACTGCTTGGCTCCACTTCAGTCGGTAGCGAGTGTCGCCTGCGCTCGTATTCCGTGGTCACAAACAGCCGCATCGCGGACAACGTTCTCATTCGCCACGGATGCATTCTCGAAGACGCTACGGTTGAGTCCGGCGCGATACTCGGGCCCTACTCGCACCTGCGGCCCCAGAGTGTGATTGGCGAGAACGCGCACGTTGGAAACTTTGTGGAGACGAAGAAGACGAAGCTCGGGCGCGGCGCAAAAGCGAATCACCTGACGTATCTTGGCGACGCGGAGATTGGCGCCGGGGTCAACGTGGGCGCCGGGACCATCACCTGCAACTACGATGGAGTGAACAAGCACACGACGGTAGTGGAAGAGGGCGCCTTCATCGGCAGCGATACTACGCTGGTAGCGCCGGTGCGTGTCGGCCGGGGAGCGTACGTCGGAGCGGCGTCTTGCATAACGCAGGACGTGCCAGAAGACTCTTTGGCAATCGCGCGTGGTCAACAGGTGGTGAAGGACGGGTGGGCAAAGCGGAGGCGGGAAGAGCGCGGCAAAGCGGGCAAAGCTTGA
- a CDS encoding tetratricopeptide repeat protein: MADTHARLARNAADEGLYKQTVHSYEQALKALQTQKFDRAKVLLEKVIAGGPRELVDRATMHLNICNQQLGRVSTSFKTPEEHYDYAVSLMNMGDYVTAREHLEKLMRDHRSLDFVWYGLAILECQTGHSPEALNYLAEAIRLNKNNRFQARNDSDFRNLADDPRFTELLYPENGSTF, from the coding sequence GTGGCAGACACACATGCGCGGCTGGCGCGGAACGCCGCCGACGAGGGTCTGTATAAGCAGACCGTCCACAGCTACGAGCAGGCGCTCAAAGCACTGCAGACGCAGAAGTTCGACCGGGCTAAGGTGCTACTGGAGAAGGTGATTGCCGGCGGCCCTCGTGAACTGGTTGACCGGGCAACGATGCACTTGAACATCTGCAATCAACAACTGGGACGTGTTTCGACAAGTTTCAAGACGCCCGAGGAGCACTACGATTACGCGGTTTCGCTCATGAATATGGGTGACTACGTTACGGCGCGCGAGCATCTCGAAAAACTCATGCGCGACCACCGCAGCCTCGATTTCGTCTGGTATGGACTGGCAATTCTTGAATGCCAGACCGGGCACTCTCCTGAGGCTCTGAACTACCTGGCGGAAGCCATAAGGCTGAACAAGAACAACCGTTTCCAGGCGCGAAACGACTCCGATTTCAGAAATCTGGCGGACGACCCGCGGTTTACGGAATTGCTGTACCCTGAGAACGGCTCAACTTTCTGA
- a CDS encoding sigma factor-like helix-turn-helix DNA-binding protein has product MANSIQEAKITGFAAFIPAAAEGRLEKYQEIYEQNRHRVYSLAFWMTDNELAAEELLDSTFRRAFAMTEEPDEDMIDRALIAEVRELMTIGSLTLECALATEVADIRRNTKRVHLERAIVQLPATERLVFLMHDGEGYAHDRIARALGLAVDESRYALHQARLRIRELVSKMVW; this is encoded by the coding sequence ATGGCAAACAGCATCCAGGAAGCAAAAATTACTGGTTTTGCAGCGTTTATACCCGCTGCCGCCGAAGGACGGTTGGAGAAGTATCAGGAGATTTACGAACAGAACCGTCATCGCGTGTACTCTCTGGCGTTCTGGATGACCGATAACGAGCTTGCGGCTGAAGAGTTGCTGGATAGCACCTTCCGCCGCGCCTTTGCAATGACTGAAGAGCCGGACGAAGACATGATTGACCGCGCTTTGATCGCGGAAGTACGCGAGCTCATGACCATTGGCTCACTGACCTTGGAGTGTGCGTTGGCCACGGAAGTGGCTGATATCCGCCGCAACACAAAACGCGTGCACCTTGAGCGCGCAATTGTGCAACTGCCCGCCACAGAACGACTCGTGTTCTTGATGCACGACGGCGAGGGCTACGCGCACGATCGCATCGCACGCGCGCTCGGATTGGCTGTAGATGAATCCCGCTACGCACTCCATCAGGCGCGACTGCGCATCCGTGAACTCGTCTCCAAGATGGTGTGGTAG
- the yvcK gene encoding uridine diphosphate-N-acetylglucosamine-binding protein YvcK, whose product MADSSTVNTDERVLKVVAIGGGTGLSAVLRGLKHYVPRPGEKPSELSISRLAAVVCVTDDGGSSGRLRKELNVPPPGDIRNCMVALAEDEALLSRLFQYRFSEGEGLEGHSFGNLFLTALARITGDFAEAVKLSSAILKSCGEIFPASTTDVQLDAEMSDGSRVRGETNITASQNRIVHLRLVPANARPLPQTLLAIAEADLITIGPGSLFTSLVPNLLVRQVSNAIAASAATKVYVCNIMTQVNESLGLTAADHMTALFEHAGRKVFDYAMLNGTPVPEDVRAKYALEGSTPVVHDLDRIRALGVECVVGDYLDNSGLARHDIAKIARDLLSLAVRGRRAASLSS is encoded by the coding sequence ATGGCTGATAGCTCGACGGTGAACACGGACGAACGTGTGCTGAAGGTGGTTGCCATCGGCGGAGGTACAGGCTTATCCGCCGTGCTTCGCGGGCTCAAGCACTACGTTCCGCGCCCCGGCGAGAAACCCAGCGAGCTCTCAATTTCGCGGCTCGCAGCCGTGGTTTGCGTCACCGATGATGGCGGGTCCAGCGGACGGCTTCGCAAAGAACTGAACGTCCCTCCGCCCGGCGACATTCGCAACTGTATGGTCGCGCTCGCCGAAGATGAAGCCCTGCTCTCAAGGCTCTTCCAGTACCGATTCTCAGAAGGCGAGGGTCTGGAGGGTCATAGCTTCGGCAACCTGTTCCTCACGGCGCTGGCACGCATCACCGGCGACTTCGCCGAAGCCGTTAAGCTCTCCTCTGCCATCCTGAAAAGCTGCGGCGAGATATTCCCGGCCAGCACGACCGACGTTCAACTCGACGCCGAGATGTCCGACGGCTCTCGCGTACGCGGCGAAACCAACATCACGGCGAGTCAGAACCGTATCGTGCATCTGCGCCTGGTGCCCGCCAATGCGCGTCCGTTGCCCCAGACGCTTTTGGCCATTGCCGAAGCAGACCTCATCACGATTGGCCCCGGATCACTGTTCACCAGTCTCGTTCCGAACCTGCTCGTGCGGCAGGTGTCGAATGCAATCGCGGCATCAGCGGCGACCAAGGTTTACGTCTGCAACATCATGACGCAGGTGAATGAAAGCCTTGGGCTCACGGCGGCGGACCACATGACCGCGTTGTTCGAGCACGCCGGACGCAAGGTCTTCGATTACGCGATGCTGAATGGCACTCCGGTGCCGGAAGACGTTCGGGCAAAGTACGCGCTGGAAGGCTCGACACCCGTCGTGCACGATCTGGACCGTATTCGCGCGCTCGGCGTGGAATGTGTCGTTGGCGATTACCTCGACAACAGCGGACTGGCACGGCACGACATCGCGAAAATCGCTCGTGATCTGCTCTCGCTTGCCGTGCGCGGACGTCGGGCAGCGTCACTCTCCAGTTAG
- the lepB gene encoding signal peptidase I: protein MNESPTSNRGSAEENTGALPSVGGTRLSTQWLVWLRDLIISVAVSAFIIIFLYQPVKVEGTSMMPGLFDQERIFINKYVYRWEPIERGDVVVFRYPRDVSKSYIKRVIGVAGDRIVIDDGRVYVNGARLAERYVPEEYADERSYAEVTVPPHSYFLLGDHRNMSSDSREFGPVNERYIYGKAVFVYWPVEKLGKLR, encoded by the coding sequence ATGAACGAGTCTCCTACATCGAATCGCGGCAGCGCCGAAGAAAACACCGGTGCCCTTCCGTCTGTGGGCGGCACTAGGCTCAGTACCCAATGGCTCGTCTGGTTGCGCGATCTCATCATCTCGGTCGCGGTCTCCGCCTTCATCATCATCTTCCTGTACCAGCCGGTGAAGGTGGAAGGCACCAGCATGATGCCTGGGCTTTTTGACCAGGAGCGCATCTTCATCAACAAGTACGTGTATCGCTGGGAGCCCATTGAGCGCGGCGACGTCGTCGTGTTCCGATATCCTAGAGACGTTTCAAAGAGCTACATCAAACGCGTGATCGGGGTCGCCGGCGACCGAATTGTCATAGACGATGGACGTGTCTACGTCAATGGAGCGCGACTTGCGGAACGCTACGTTCCCGAGGAGTACGCGGACGAGCGCTCGTATGCTGAGGTTACAGTTCCTCCGCACTCCTATTTCCTGCTAGGCGATCATCGAAACATGTCGAGCGATAGCCGAGAGTTTGGCCCCGTAAACGAGCGCTATATCTACGGCAAAGCTGTCTTCGTTTACTGGCCAGTTGAGAAACTCGGTAAGCTTCGTTAG
- the amrS gene encoding AmmeMemoRadiSam system radical SAM enzyme, translating into MKLPVFTQHETEARWWERMADGRLHCYLCPRHCHIGDGQAGFCFIRRNEGGRLLQLGYGRPAAVAIDPVEKKPLNHFFPGTKILSMGTAGCNMGCFFCQNWDISKARADQVHAEELNPTQVVELAQRYGAPSVAFTYNEPTIWGEYVIDIACEAHSSGLNTVMVSNGYITREAFFDIYEHIDAANIDLKGFTERFYSKVTLTHLKPVLETLRWLRHETNVWFEVTNLVIPTLNDDNEELKQLCDWVLENLGDDVPLHFTAFHPDFKLMDKPATPPETLHKARKLALDMGLKYAYEGNIFSDGGDTICPGCKRRIVRRSWHAILANEIRNGKCIHCGTEIVGVFTKAQVENRRGVGHLHPSTV; encoded by the coding sequence ATGAAGTTACCAGTATTCACGCAACACGAAACCGAGGCGCGCTGGTGGGAGCGAATGGCGGATGGCCGCTTGCATTGCTATCTGTGTCCCAGGCATTGCCACATCGGAGACGGTCAGGCTGGTTTCTGCTTCATACGCAGGAATGAGGGCGGACGCCTGTTGCAGCTCGGCTACGGCCGACCCGCTGCCGTGGCGATAGATCCCGTGGAGAAGAAGCCGCTGAACCACTTTTTCCCTGGCACAAAAATTTTGTCGATGGGCACGGCGGGTTGCAACATGGGCTGCTTCTTCTGCCAGAACTGGGATATTTCCAAGGCAAGAGCCGACCAGGTGCACGCGGAGGAGCTTAACCCCACCCAGGTGGTCGAACTGGCGCAGCGATACGGCGCTCCGAGCGTGGCATTCACGTACAACGAACCGACTATCTGGGGCGAGTATGTCATCGACATCGCCTGCGAGGCGCACAGCAGCGGCTTGAACACCGTGATGGTTTCGAACGGCTACATCACACGCGAAGCCTTCTTCGACATTTACGAGCACATCGATGCGGCGAATATCGATCTGAAGGGGTTTACGGAGAGGTTCTATTCGAAGGTGACGCTGACGCATTTAAAGCCGGTGCTCGAAACCTTGCGCTGGCTTCGTCACGAGACGAACGTCTGGTTCGAAGTCACCAACCTGGTCATTCCGACGCTGAACGATGACAACGAAGAACTGAAACAGCTATGCGACTGGGTGCTGGAAAACCTCGGCGACGATGTGCCGCTGCACTTCACGGCATTCCATCCCGATTTCAAGCTGATGGACAAGCCTGCAACTCCGCCTGAAACTTTGCATAAAGCGCGCAAGCTCGCGTTGGACATGGGACTGAAGTACGCCTACGAAGGCAATATCTTCAGCGACGGTGGAGACACCATATGCCCCGGATGCAAGCGCCGTATTGTTCGGCGCTCGTGGCACGCAATCCTGGCGAACGAGATTCGCAACGGGAAATGCATACACTGCGGAACTGAAATCGTAGGAGTATTCACGAAGGCGCAGGTTGAAAACCGGCGAGGGGTGGGCCATCTGCATCCCTCAACTGTGTAG
- a CDS encoding DUF4440 domain-containing protein, with protein MRALRRLSLLAVCFACLILTCLALAQSGPEAVLFQADRNFNKATQEKHIDGWMEFMADNVVLDRERPVSGKDAVRAALAPQWSDPNFKLTWEPIRGELFPDSTMGYTSGRWTRETVRDGQPAKLEGNYLTVWRKQADGSYKVVWDGGAADPRPRPTQPTGGQK; from the coding sequence ATGCGAGCTCTTCGCCGTCTGTCGCTGCTGGCCGTGTGCTTTGCTTGTCTGATACTGACGTGCCTGGCGCTCGCGCAGAGCGGGCCCGAAGCGGTCCTCTTCCAGGCTGACCGGAACTTCAACAAAGCTACCCAGGAAAAGCACATTGACGGCTGGATGGAATTCATGGCCGACAACGTTGTTCTGGATCGTGAAAGACCTGTCAGCGGCAAAGACGCGGTGCGCGCGGCTCTGGCACCGCAATGGTCCGATCCCAATTTCAAGCTGACCTGGGAGCCCATACGTGGAGAGTTGTTTCCCGACAGTACGATGGGATACACGAGTGGGCGATGGACCAGGGAGACCGTTAGAGACGGCCAGCCCGCGAAGTTGGAAGGAAATTACCTGACCGTATGGCGGAAGCAGGCTGATGGTTCGTACAAGGTGGTTTGGGATGGCGGCGCAGCCGATCCGCGACCAAGGCCCACGCAACCCACTGGCGGACAGAAATGA
- a CDS encoding GAF domain-containing protein: MNLAIFSSMVFVREFTAPALLAQAPGILVMIAAAVLVYRTYRERYLAVWIFGWLFYFLYRMAGGAGDLFPGLLGVAAASQAAFVVAVTFFVSAVLFYTSQRKYLLPIAITGVLTVTLAVARTTWFPDSDGFMLVVHLMYRVITLTGAVHLALFCRGRRELGPWLMTVMLLFLHMDERNSSLHTTSGLDTIIEVLFGISMLVIVLDDSRGRAQRLQLVNALTTAIAEARDYAPVMVTALEELKKLTGARAAWFRLLQGDKLLLMQHIGLSPEFLGARGAMNLSASDGSRLLDEKIPTMLRTEVMDSEARLIFERSGFDHVIMVPVSGKNSVLGFVSLGMGSHRSYTQDELSFLITTANQLGIAVESLRMFEQVLRSQKQWVGTFDSIEDLILVHDAHGQMMTANRAMLRKLGRKHDDIVQKTCAAVLPNAKKGCPYCRLPDQMVEAPDPCFGGFSIVSTSSFSEEGDIGTGTVHVIRDTTERRAAEERYRLLFEEVQEGVFISTPDGCMLDCNDAFVRMLGYQSRAEVLALDIPTQLYHSPLHRRIYTDCIAVSGYVRNYEVVLRRKDGSRLTVLENSFASRDAAGNITRYQGFLVDITEKKRAEDEIRRRNRELHVLNAIAVIATHSFDLDEILNVTLRHVAELFASETGSILLVDPETRTLRRRATFGHRSDLGPLVFDAEMMDEFWTRIVASRTEVVTQQHLPHMPAVIRKFVEAEGLRSWIWIVLWSQDKPLGALGVSSRCEREFAPMDENLLVAISRQLATTIEKVRLYEETTRAYEDLRRTQEQLLQSEKMSAVGQLISGVAHELNNPLTAILGYAQLMENEELNERSRDFVQKLYKQAQRTHRVVQNLLSFARQRKPVKQHCDLRRVLEDTLTLRDYDLKLNNIAVQRTFEENLPAVIADAHQMEQVFLNIINNSSDAILEVSRGGQLSVRLFADNGQVCAEFRDTGPGIMDAKRIFDPFYTTKKVGKGTGLGLSICYGIVKEHGGDIVAFNNAEGGAVFQVRVPSTETVRSAEEATALRMAESIVRGRVILVDDEESILEFEREVLVGAGAEVVAVTGGEEAIARLQSDVFDAILIDGKMPGGWTAPDIYRWVRDNRPGMERRIIVTMSHASDGEMRAFLDEHDVPCIVKPFEVTDLLAIVRRVAQKAKAAGA; encoded by the coding sequence ATGAACCTTGCCATCTTCTCGTCGATGGTGTTCGTTCGCGAGTTTACTGCCCCTGCGCTGCTGGCTCAGGCACCGGGCATTCTCGTGATGATTGCGGCTGCCGTTCTTGTGTATCGCACCTACCGCGAACGCTACCTTGCCGTCTGGATATTCGGCTGGCTGTTCTATTTCTTGTACCGCATGGCGGGTGGCGCAGGAGATCTCTTTCCGGGCCTGCTTGGGGTTGCGGCGGCTTCGCAGGCAGCCTTCGTGGTCGCAGTCACGTTTTTCGTTTCTGCCGTTCTGTTCTATACCAGCCAACGCAAATATCTACTGCCGATAGCTATCACCGGCGTACTGACAGTCACGTTGGCGGTCGCGCGCACCACCTGGTTTCCAGACTCTGACGGGTTCATGTTGGTAGTACACCTCATGTATCGCGTCATCACGCTGACAGGCGCTGTGCATCTAGCGCTCTTCTGCCGCGGACGGCGGGAGCTAGGGCCATGGCTCATGACGGTGATGCTGCTCTTCCTTCACATGGACGAGCGCAATTCTTCCTTACATACCACAAGCGGGCTCGACACAATCATCGAGGTGCTCTTCGGCATCAGCATGCTGGTGATCGTGCTCGACGATTCGCGAGGGCGAGCGCAAAGGCTGCAATTGGTAAACGCGCTGACCACGGCGATCGCCGAAGCGCGGGACTATGCGCCGGTGATGGTTACGGCGCTGGAAGAATTGAAGAAGCTGACAGGGGCACGGGCTGCTTGGTTCCGCTTGCTGCAAGGTGACAAATTACTCCTTATGCAGCACATCGGACTGTCGCCGGAATTCCTGGGTGCGCGTGGCGCGATGAATCTAAGCGCGAGCGACGGCTCTCGGCTTCTGGACGAAAAAATCCCGACGATGCTGCGCACCGAGGTGATGGATTCTGAAGCGCGCCTTATCTTTGAACGCAGCGGCTTCGACCACGTCATCATGGTTCCAGTGTCCGGCAAGAACTCCGTTCTGGGTTTCGTCAGTCTTGGAATGGGGTCCCATCGCTCATATACGCAGGACGAACTCAGTTTTCTGATTACCACGGCGAACCAGCTCGGCATCGCGGTCGAGAGCCTGCGCATGTTCGAGCAGGTACTGCGATCCCAGAAGCAGTGGGTTGGAACATTCGATTCGATTGAGGATCTCATTCTGGTGCATGACGCCCATGGACAGATGATGACGGCGAATCGCGCCATGCTGCGCAAGCTCGGACGAAAGCACGACGACATCGTGCAGAAAACCTGCGCGGCGGTATTGCCGAACGCGAAGAAGGGCTGCCCTTACTGCCGGCTTCCAGACCAGATGGTGGAAGCGCCAGACCCATGTTTTGGCGGGTTCTCCATAGTGTCCACTTCGTCGTTTTCGGAGGAGGGCGACATAGGCACGGGTACCGTTCACGTGATCCGCGACACCACGGAACGCCGCGCCGCGGAAGAACGGTACCGTCTGCTCTTCGAGGAGGTGCAGGAAGGTGTTTTTATTTCAACGCCTGACGGGTGCATGCTGGACTGCAATGACGCCTTCGTACGCATGCTCGGTTATCAAAGCAGGGCAGAGGTGCTCGCGCTCGATATCCCGACACAGTTGTATCACTCGCCTTTGCATCGGCGGATCTACACCGATTGCATTGCCGTATCCGGATACGTTCGTAACTACGAAGTAGTGCTGCGCCGCAAGGATGGCTCACGCCTCACCGTGCTGGAGAATAGCTTCGCCAGTCGCGATGCGGCAGGAAATATCACTAGATACCAGGGTTTCCTGGTGGACATCACCGAGAAGAAGCGCGCCGAAGACGAGATACGCAGGCGAAATCGCGAACTGCACGTTCTGAACGCCATTGCCGTAATCGCGACGCACTCGTTCGACCTGGACGAAATTCTAAATGTGACGCTGCGGCACGTTGCCGAACTGTTCGCCTCTGAGACCGGCTCAATTCTCCTGGTGGACCCGGAGACGCGCACGCTGCGCCGCCGAGCAACATTCGGCCATCGCAGCGACCTCGGCCCGCTGGTGTTCGATGCGGAGATGATGGACGAATTCTGGACGCGTATTGTGGCGTCCCGCACGGAAGTCGTGACGCAGCAACACTTGCCGCACATGCCTGCGGTGATTCGGAAATTCGTGGAGGCCGAGGGATTGCGATCCTGGATCTGGATCGTGCTGTGGTCGCAGGACAAGCCGCTCGGTGCATTGGGCGTGAGTAGCCGTTGCGAGCGCGAATTCGCGCCGATGGATGAAAACCTGCTCGTCGCAATCTCTCGGCAACTGGCAACGACCATCGAGAAGGTGCGCCTGTACGAAGAGACAACGCGCGCGTACGAAGACCTGCGCCGCACCCAGGAGCAATTATTACAGAGCGAGAAGATGTCCGCCGTCGGACAACTGATCTCCGGCGTCGCACATGAGTTGAACAACCCGCTCACTGCCATCCTGGGTTATGCGCAATTGATGGAAAACGAAGAACTGAACGAGCGCAGCAGGGACTTCGTGCAAAAGCTCTACAAACAGGCGCAGCGCACGCATCGTGTGGTGCAGAACCTGTTGTCTTTTGCGCGCCAGCGGAAGCCCGTGAAGCAGCACTGTGATTTGCGACGCGTGCTGGAGGATACGCTGACCTTGCGCGATTACGACCTTAAGCTGAACAACATCGCTGTTCAGCGCACGTTTGAGGAGAACCTGCCGGCGGTGATCGCCGACGCGCACCAGATGGAGCAGGTTTTCCTGAATATCATCAACAACAGTTCCGACGCCATCCTGGAAGTTTCTCGCGGAGGCCAGTTGAGCGTCCGTTTGTTCGCGGACAATGGTCAGGTATGCGCCGAGTTCCGCGACACAGGGCCGGGCATTATGGACGCTAAGCGAATCTTTGACCCGTTCTATACGACCAAGAAGGTGGGCAAGGGAACTGGCCTTGGACTCAGTATTTGCTACGGCATCGTGAAGGAACATGGCGGCGACATTGTTGCCTTCAACAACGCGGAAGGTGGCGCCGTCTTCCAGGTTCGAGTCCCAAGCACGGAGACGGTGCGCAGCGCCGAAGAGGCTACTGCGCTGCGAATGGCCGAGAGCATCGTTCGAGGACGCGTCATACTGGTTGACGACGAAGAATCGATCCTGGAGTTCGAACGTGAAGTGCTCGTTGGTGCAGGCGCAGAAGTGGTCGCCGTGACAGGCGGCGAAGAAGCGATCGCGCGGTTACAAAGCGATGTGTTCGATGCAATCCTCATCGACGGCAAGATGCCGGGTGGATGGACGGCGCCGGACATCTACCGCTGGGTTCGCGATAATCGGCCCGGGATGGAACGGCGCATTATCGTAACAATGTCGCATGCATCCGACGGCGAGATGCGTGCGTTCCTCGACGAGCATGATGTGCCGTGCATCGTGAAGCCGTTCGAAGTAACCGATCTGCTGGCGATCGTTCGTCGCGTGGCGCAGAAAGCGAAAGCCGCCGGCGCATAA